A genomic window from Caldicellulosiruptor kronotskyensis 2002 includes:
- a CDS encoding FAD-binding protein — protein MIYKTDILVVGGGGAGLRAAIAACEKAYENKKSVKVILAVKGRLGSCGTTALAYSDRMAFHVTLPTTEPPGEDNWKYHAKDIYEIGGLVSDYDLAEILAKNSADAYFYLDSLGVPFVKENGVPVQFVTDGSIYARACFTGPDTAVQIEKALIRKLGEMKDIEVLEDVMISDLIVVNNKVCGAIGFKENQNIIILAKAVVLATGGAGSIYKSNVFPPRMTGDGYAMALRAGAQLVNMEFIQIGLSSPKTKLACSGSIMRCVPRFVNEKGEEFLLNYPITYNDVFEKGATWPISYEHKTCLIDIAVFREIARGGKVFLDFTQNPKGFEFEHLREDLKQRYYKEIKNQIGSRKTPYERLCEINPQTVEWFLKRGIDLRNQMLEIAPSIQHFQGGVKIREKANTAISGLYACGECAGGQHGANRPGGNALLDTQVFGKIAGESSFEFALNTSIDEESIVCQANRLFESYKSYVAEDGIDLEKAISELNSVMDLYASVVRYQAGLQKALMKIEELKTRKVKPVEYEYLLELKNMLLCAEAMVKSCILRDESRGPHLMFENYSDLWPKPRDERYNVYHVCRLNKETNQIEVFPMQPVKPKA, from the coding sequence ATGATTTACAAAACTGATATTTTAGTTGTGGGCGGCGGTGGGGCAGGTTTAAGAGCAGCTATTGCTGCATGTGAAAAAGCTTATGAAAATAAAAAAAGTGTGAAAGTGATACTTGCAGTAAAAGGAAGGTTGGGAAGCTGTGGCACAACAGCATTAGCATATTCTGATAGAATGGCATTTCACGTGACGTTACCTACTACAGAGCCCCCTGGGGAAGATAACTGGAAATATCATGCAAAAGATATCTATGAGATTGGCGGACTTGTATCTGATTATGACTTGGCTGAGATTTTAGCAAAAAACTCAGCAGATGCTTATTTTTACTTAGATAGTCTCGGTGTTCCGTTTGTAAAAGAAAATGGCGTACCCGTTCAATTTGTGACAGACGGCTCTATATATGCGCGTGCATGTTTTACAGGACCTGATACTGCTGTTCAAATAGAAAAGGCTTTGATTCGAAAGCTTGGTGAGATGAAGGATATTGAAGTTTTAGAAGATGTGATGATAAGTGATTTGATTGTTGTGAATAACAAAGTTTGCGGAGCAATTGGATTTAAAGAGAATCAAAATATCATAATACTTGCAAAAGCAGTTGTTTTAGCAACAGGTGGTGCAGGAAGTATTTATAAAAGCAATGTGTTTCCGCCGCGTATGACAGGTGATGGGTATGCAATGGCACTTCGTGCAGGAGCACAGCTTGTAAACATGGAGTTTATCCAGATAGGTCTTTCATCTCCCAAAACAAAACTTGCATGTTCGGGAAGTATAATGAGATGTGTTCCCAGGTTTGTAAATGAAAAAGGAGAAGAATTTTTGTTAAATTATCCTATCACATACAATGATGTATTTGAAAAAGGTGCAACTTGGCCGATAAGCTATGAGCATAAGACATGCCTAATAGACATTGCAGTATTCAGAGAAATTGCACGTGGTGGAAAGGTGTTTTTGGACTTTACTCAAAATCCCAAAGGATTTGAGTTTGAACATTTAAGAGAGGATTTAAAACAAAGGTATTATAAAGAGATTAAAAATCAGATTGGGAGCAGAAAAACTCCATATGAAAGACTCTGTGAAATAAATCCACAGACAGTTGAGTGGTTTTTGAAAAGGGGAATTGACCTTAGGAACCAAATGTTAGAAATTGCACCATCAATTCAGCATTTCCAGGGTGGTGTAAAAATTAGAGAAAAAGCAAATACAGCAATTAGTGGCTTGTATGCCTGTGGCGAATGTGCAGGCGGACAGCATGGAGCAAACAGACCAGGCGGAAATGCACTTTTGGATACTCAGGTTTTTGGGAAAATAGCAGGGGAGAGTAGCTTTGAATTTGCTTTGAATACTTCAATCGATGAAGAATCTATAGTTTGCCAAGCAAACCGCTTGTTTGAAAGCTATAAAAGCTATGTAGCTGAAGATGGCATTGATTTAGAAAAAGCCATCTCAGAATTAAATAGTGTTATGGACTTGTATGCAAGTGTTGTACGATATCAAGCTGGACTTCAAAAAGCACTTATGAAAATTGAGGAGTTGAAAACAAGAAAAGTCAAGCCTGTTGAGTATGAATATCTTTTAGAGCTAAAAAACATGCTTCTGTGTGCAGAAGCAATGGTAAAGAGCTGTATTTTAAGAGATGAAAGCAGAGGACCGCACTTGATGTTTGAAAATTACAGCGATTTATGGCCAAAGCCAAGAGATGAAAGATACAATGTATATCATGTATGCAGACTAAATAAAGAAACCAATCAAATTGAAGTCTTTCCAATGCAACCAGTAAAACCAAAAGCGTAG
- a CDS encoding zinc-binding dehydrogenase — protein sequence MKAYAMVLEEFNKPLKMKEFELVSPTDGKLLVKIEAAGVCGSDVHMFKGNDPRTKLPMILGHEGVGRVYAISGQWRDINGEKIQEGDLIIWDRGVVCGKCYFCAVKKESYLCPHRWTYGISVSCEEPPYLRGCYSEYIYLHKDTKILKIKEGIEPEVLVSASCSGATCAHAFDIVSPDFGDSVLIQGPGPIGLYAIIFAKLKGARNIIVIGGTKERLKMCKEFGATHVLDRNSTTPQQRQEIIMDITNGRGVDLAIEAVGHPSAVSEGIKLVRNGGSYLSLGFGDPNGSVTLDCYYDIVRKNLRYQGVWVSDTKHLYMAVNVVLQNRELFKKMITNVYKLTDATKALEDMENKNTIKSVLKP from the coding sequence ATGAAAGCTTATGCAATGGTTTTAGAAGAGTTCAACAAACCTTTGAAGATGAAAGAGTTTGAATTAGTGTCTCCAACTGACGGTAAGCTTTTGGTAAAGATAGAAGCAGCAGGTGTTTGTGGTTCTGATGTGCATATGTTCAAAGGGAATGACCCGCGCACAAAACTTCCAATGATTTTAGGGCATGAAGGTGTTGGACGTGTATATGCTATTTCAGGTCAGTGGCGTGATATAAATGGCGAAAAGATTCAAGAGGGGGATTTGATAATTTGGGACAGGGGTGTTGTGTGTGGCAAGTGCTACTTTTGTGCTGTCAAAAAAGAAAGCTATCTGTGTCCGCACAGATGGACATATGGGATAAGTGTTAGCTGCGAAGAGCCCCCGTATTTGAGAGGCTGCTATTCGGAGTACATTTATCTTCACAAAGACACAAAGATTTTAAAGATAAAAGAAGGCATTGAGCCAGAAGTTCTGGTTTCTGCCTCATGTTCTGGTGCAACGTGTGCTCATGCTTTTGACATTGTTTCGCCTGATTTTGGTGACAGTGTCCTAATTCAAGGGCCAGGTCCTATAGGGCTTTATGCAATCATTTTTGCAAAACTAAAAGGGGCGCGAAATATAATTGTGATTGGTGGTACAAAAGAAAGACTTAAGATGTGCAAAGAATTTGGGGCAACGCATGTACTTGATAGAAATTCAACTACACCTCAGCAAAGACAGGAAATAATAATGGATATCACAAATGGGCGTGGAGTCGATTTGGCAATTGAAGCTGTGGGACATCCATCAGCAGTAAGTGAGGGAATAAAACTTGTTCGAAATGGTGGAAGCTATCTTTCCCTTGGTTTTGGTGACCCAAACGGCAGCGTTACACTCGATTGTTACTATGATATTGTGAGAAAAAATTTAAGATATCAAGGGGTATGGGTCAGCGATACAAAACATTTGTATATGGCAGTAAATGTTGTGCTGCAGAACAGGGAACTTTTCAAAAAGATGATTACAAATGTTTATAAGCTAACTGATGCGACAAAAGCTCTTGAGGATATGGAAAACAAAAATACAATAAAATCTGTTCTAAAGCCTTGA
- the istA gene encoding IS21-like element ISCbe3 family transposase: MQNLTAHLNMIRAMKMKPNFSELARIYGMDRRTVKKYYEGYEGKPKNRNKPSKLDKYYDEIKSKLAIKGVTVKGVYEYLKSKDETIGTYSNFNKYVKKKGLKPEKKIKGHPRFETDPGEQAQVDWKENIKLVSRNGEEFIINVLDFKLGYSRYCCFEINRTKTQEELIETLIRIFKDIGGVPREILFDNTAAVVDITGEKIKVNSRFKSFAKDFGFEVKLCKPRHSYTKGKVEAANKFIDWILPYQGEFETEEDLVRIIKEINAKVNMQPNQTTQVPPALLFQKEKEYLQPLPDKRLIDSYLNSYKSVKVQKDSLIYYKGSKYSVPPEYIGKTVQVKEVENKIYIYYNTNLLRIHVIDEKNINYHDEDYKQLMLMRVGQREELNKICEENLKKFDNLLKT, encoded by the coding sequence ATGCAGAACTTAACAGCACATTTAAACATGATAAGGGCGATGAAAATGAAACCTAACTTTTCAGAACTTGCAAGAATATATGGGATGGATAGAAGAACAGTTAAAAAATATTATGAGGGTTATGAAGGAAAACCTAAGAATAGAAATAAACCAAGTAAATTGGACAAATACTATGATGAGATAAAATCAAAGCTTGCTATCAAAGGAGTTACAGTCAAGGGTGTTTATGAGTATTTAAAATCAAAAGATGAGACAATAGGAACATATTCAAACTTCAATAAGTATGTTAAGAAAAAAGGATTAAAGCCAGAGAAGAAAATAAAAGGTCACCCAAGATTTGAGACAGATCCAGGTGAGCAAGCGCAAGTTGATTGGAAAGAGAATATAAAGCTTGTCTCAAGAAATGGAGAGGAGTTTATCATTAATGTTCTTGATTTTAAATTAGGTTATTCAAGATATTGCTGCTTTGAGATAAACAGGACAAAAACTCAAGAAGAATTAATAGAAACTCTAATAAGAATATTCAAAGATATAGGCGGAGTACCGAGAGAGATTTTATTTGACAATACAGCAGCAGTTGTTGATATAACAGGTGAGAAAATTAAAGTAAATTCAAGATTTAAAAGTTTTGCAAAAGACTTTGGGTTTGAAGTGAAACTGTGCAAACCAAGACATTCGTACACAAAAGGAAAAGTTGAAGCAGCAAACAAGTTCATAGATTGGATACTGCCATATCAGGGTGAATTTGAAACAGAAGAGGACTTAGTAAGGATAATAAAAGAGATAAACGCAAAGGTCAATATGCAGCCAAATCAAACAACTCAAGTTCCACCTGCTCTTCTGTTTCAAAAAGAAAAAGAGTATTTACAACCCTTGCCAGACAAAAGGTTAATAGACAGTTACCTAAATTCCTACAAGTCAGTTAAAGTCCAAAAGGACTCTCTGATTTACTACAAGGGAAGTAAATACTCTGTTCCACCCGAATACATAGGAAAGACAGTCCAAGTAAAGGAGGTGGAAAACAAAATTTATATTTATTATAACACAAACCTGTTAAGGATACATGTTATTGATGAAAAAAATATCAATTATCACGATGAAGATTACAAACAGCTAATGCTAATGAGAGTTGGTCAAAGAGAAGAGCTTAACAAGATATGTGAGGAAAACCTAAAGAAATTTGATAATCTGTTGAAAACCTAA
- a CDS encoding 4Fe-4S binding protein encodes MPNLSTTYAKLNLRTPVIVASAGITGTVERLQRCEENGAGAVVTKSLFQKEICRIAPTPRFKIVKHENTFTLYSYEQASEFNPQEYAEFIFKAKQKLSIPVIASINCYTDDAWLEYSKLMEQAGADAIELNLSCPHGVHIMSGMDVIEEMVHTTKLVKSNVKIPVIPKMTPQSTNPGFDALRLDSAGADGLVMFNRFTGLDIDIEKEAPILHGGYAGHGGPWAIMYGLRWISAVSPKVKCSISASGGAMNGEDVVKYILAGASTVQVCTTVILNGYGVIKKINKYLEEYMERKGYNTIDDFKGKVCSRILDMDSVDRTHWAVARIDKEKCTSCGKCFTVCIYDAIEKDDGKFKVNQNCDGCGLCAELCPTKAISMVRRGEE; translated from the coding sequence ATGCCAAACCTATCAACGACGTATGCAAAACTTAATTTAAGAACACCTGTAATTGTTGCATCTGCTGGCATTACTGGAACTGTGGAGAGGCTTCAAAGATGCGAAGAAAACGGTGCTGGGGCTGTTGTGACAAAAAGTCTTTTTCAAAAGGAAATATGCAGAATTGCACCCACTCCACGGTTTAAAATAGTCAAGCATGAAAACACGTTTACGCTTTACTCATATGAACAGGCAAGCGAATTTAACCCTCAAGAGTATGCTGAATTTATATTCAAAGCAAAACAAAAGCTAAGCATTCCAGTTATTGCGAGTATAAACTGCTACACAGATGATGCATGGCTTGAGTATAGCAAGCTTATGGAGCAGGCAGGGGCTGATGCGATAGAGCTAAACCTTTCATGTCCTCACGGTGTGCATATAATGTCTGGTATGGATGTAATTGAAGAGATGGTCCACACAACAAAACTTGTCAAAAGCAATGTCAAAATACCCGTAATACCAAAAATGACTCCTCAATCTACAAATCCGGGATTTGATGCCTTAAGACTCGACAGTGCAGGTGCAGATGGACTTGTCATGTTTAATAGATTTACAGGGCTTGACATTGACATAGAAAAAGAAGCTCCCATTTTGCACGGTGGTTATGCAGGGCATGGTGGTCCGTGGGCAATTATGTATGGTTTGAGGTGGATAAGCGCTGTATCGCCAAAAGTAAAATGTAGTATCAGTGCGAGCGGCGGTGCCATGAATGGTGAAGATGTTGTCAAATACATATTGGCAGGTGCGTCGACTGTTCAAGTTTGCACAACTGTTATTTTGAATGGCTATGGGGTTATAAAAAAGATAAACAAGTATTTAGAAGAGTACATGGAGAGAAAAGGTTACAACACAATTGATGATTTTAAAGGAAAGGTGTGCAGTAGAATTCTTGACATGGATTCTGTTGACAGAACACACTGGGCTGTTGCAAGGATTGACAAAGAAAAATGCACATCTTGTGGCAAGTGCTTCACAGTTTGCATATATGATGCAATTGAAAAGGATGATGGAAAGTTTAAAGTAAATCAAAACTGCGATGGCTGCGGACTTTGTGCAGAACTGTGCCCAACCAAGGCAATTTCAATGGTAAGGAGAGGAGAAGAATAA